A stretch of Coccidioides posadasii str. Silveira chromosome 2, complete sequence DNA encodes these proteins:
- the CCP1 gene encoding heme peroxidase (CAZy:AA2~EggNog:ENOG410PH8T~COG:O~TransMembrane:1 (i60-79o)~BUSCO:9652at33183), which produces MASAARTLTRAFARATPATSSARSSVTRSSLRFSAPAYTFRASSRRGYSSGAEGGKSSSGLIWGLAAVAAGGAGAFYYLNGDHLSSNSAKPTIISDPTKEDFQKVYDEIARLLVEKDDYDDGSYGPVLVRLAWHASGTYDKETGTGGSNGATMRFAPESDHGANAGLKAARDFLEPVKKKFPWISYSDLWTLAGSCAIQELGGPDIPWRPGRKDADMTACTPDGRLPDASKDQKHIRAIFGRMGFDDREMVALCGAHALGRAHSDRSGYDGPWDFSPTVFTNEFFKLLLDEKWVQKKWNGPKQFTDNTTKTLMMLPTDMALIKDKEFKKHVDRYAKDSDVFFKEFSDVFVKLLELGVPFTSKAEDRYVFKRSE; this is translated from the exons ATGGCTTCCGCTGCGCGAACTCTCACCAGAGCTTTTGCTCGAGCCACTCCAGCAACCTCTTCTGCTCGATCTTCAGTCACCCGTAGCTCACTTCGCTTCTCTGCTCCCGCCTACACTTTCCGCGCGTCGTCTCGCAGGGGCTACTCCTCCGGCGCTGAAGGTGGAAAGTCGTCCTCTGGCCTCATCTGGGGTCTTGCAGCCGTTGCCGCTGGTGGTGCCGGTGCTTTCTACTACTTGAACGGTGACCACCTGTCCTCGAATTCGGCGAAACCTACTATCATCTCCGACCCAACCAAGGAGGACTTCCAGAAGGTTTATGATGAAATTGCAAGACTTCTTGTAGAGAAGGACGATTATGATGATGGAAGCTACGGACCT GTCCTTGTTCGTCTCGCCTGGCACGCTAGTGGTACCTACGATAAGGAAACTGGGACTGGAGGAAGCAATGGCGCTACCATGCGCTTCGCCCCAGAGTCTGACCACGGTGCCAATGCTGGATTGAAGGCTGCTAGAGATTTCCTCGAGCCAGTAAAGA AGAAATTCCCTTGGATTTCTTACTCCGATCTCTGGACCCTTGCTGGTTCTTGTGCCATCCAGGAGTTGGGAGGACCTGACATCCCATGGCGCCCCGGCCGCAAGGACGCTGATATGACTGCCTGCACACCTGATGGTCGTCTTCCAGATGCCTCCAAGGATCAGAAGCACATCAGAGCTATCTTCGGTCGTATGGGTTTCGATGATCGCGAGATGGTCGCTCTTTGCGGCGCTCACGCTCTCGGCCGTGCTCACAGCGACCGATCCGGCTATGATGGACCATGGGACTTCAGCCCTACTGTTTTCACCAATGAATTCTTCAAGTTGCTTTTGGACGAGAAATGGGTCCAGAAAAAG TGGAACGGCCCTAAACAGTTCACCGACAACACCACCAAGACCTTGATGATGCTTCCAACAGATATGGCTTTGATTAAGGATAAAGAATTCAAGAAACACGTCGACCGATACGCCAAGGATAGCGATGTCTTCTTCAAGGAGTTCTCCGATGTATTCGTCAAGCTCCTTGAGCTGGGCGTGCCTTTCACCTCCAAGGCTGAAGACCGCTACGTCTTCAAGAGAAGCGAGTAA
- the DPAGT1 gene encoding UDP-N-acetylglucosamine--dolichyl-phosphate N-acetylglucosaminephosphotransferase (BUSCO:185399at4751~EggNog:ENOG4112QYD~COG:G~TransMembrane:12 (i12-29o35-61i82-103o139-158i170-191o211-231i243-261o273-291i303-321o327-347i402-420o426-444i)~BUSCO:6976at33183): MITTLTHRETWSLLTVVIACFGVIVNTFQGDGEPLIASLALSGIAFAAAFGLIRWLGAVFMKAGLKGKDMSKVKQAEIPETMGAVCAIVYILAIIVFIPFPFYKDIVAATSGGGNRDVVLPVHHVETGRLLHRFPHNKLASYLSGLLSLQSIVILGFGDDLLDIRWRHKVLIPAFAAIPMLIVYFVDFGVTHVVVPVPLQSYLGPMIDLGWMYYVYMAAVAIFCPNSINMLAGINGIEVSQSIVIAILLIANDSLYLAPITPYPHPATDSHLFSIYLLLPFIAVSLALWWHNWYPAKVFVGDTYCYFAGMVFAVVGILGHFSKTLLLLFIPQIFNFLYSTPQLFHLIPCPRHRLPRFSIRTGLLEPSVTEWQRPPTKLIAVALEILHRLHLVRIKKNEQGEIVESTNLTLLNLWLIWFGPLREDKLAMHIVGLQFFCGFIGLLARHKLALWVFREDNRGFGSNFM, encoded by the exons ATGATAACTACTCTTACTCACAGGGAAACATGGAGCCTCCTGACAGTTGTAATAGCTTGTTTCGGGGTCATCGTGAACACTTTTCAAGGTGATGGGGAGCCGTTGATTGCGTCCCTAGCCCTGAGCGGCATAGCATTTGCCGCGGCATTCGGCTTGATACGATGGTTGGGGGCTGTGTTTATGAAAGCCGGCCTGAAGGGCAAGGATATGTCCAAAGTGAAGCAAGCTGAGAT ACCGGAGACAATGGGAGCTGTTTGTGCGATTGTATATATATTGGCAATCATTGTCTTCATTCCATTCCCTTTCTACAAAGACATTGTCGCTGCAACATCGGGAGGCGGGAATCGTGATGTTGTCTTGCCGGTTCACCATGTAGAGACTGGACGTTTGCTGCACCGATTCCCGCATAATAAG CTGGCATCTTATTTGTCCGGACTTCTGTCGTTACAATCTATCGTCATATTGGGTTTCGGAGATGATCTCCTTGATATTCGATGGCGCCATAAAGTGTTAATACCGGCGTTTGCCGCTATCCCAATGCTCATCGTGTACTTTGTGGACTTTGGTGTCACGCATGTGGTCGTCCCGGTGCCCTTGCAGAGCTACTTGGGTCCTATGATTGACTTGGGGTGGATGTATTACGTGTACATGGCTGCTGTTGCGATCTTCTGCCCCAACAGCATCAACATGCTCGCGGGCATTAATGGAATTGAGGTATCGCAATCAATCGTCATCGCAATCCTTCTGATAGCCAATGATTCATTGTATCTGGCGCCAATCACACCATATCCTCACCCGGCCACTGATTCACACTTATTTTCGATTTACCTTCTCCTCCCATTTATCGCCGTCTCTCTAGCGTTGTGGTGGCACAATTGGTATCCAGCAAAGGTATTTGTTGGGGATACCTACTGTTACTTCGCGGGAATGGTGTTTGCTGTTGTGGGAATCCTAGGTCATTTCAGCAAGAcacttcttctcctcttcaTTCCCCAGATTTTTAATTTCCTCTATTCCACGCCACAGCTATTTCATTTAATCCCATGCCCCAGGCACCGACTACCCCGGTTCAGCATCCGAACAGGTCTCCTCGAGCCATCTGTCACTGAATGGCAACGTCCACCGACGAAGCTTATCGCTGTGGCACTTGAGATCTTGCATCGACTCCATCTTGTGCGGATTAAGAAGAACGAACAGGGAGAGATTGTCGAGTCTACAAATTTGACCTTACTGAATCTCTGGCTAATATGGTTTGGCCCTTTGCGGGAGGACAAGCTTGCGATGCACATCGTTGGGCTTCAATTCTTCTGTGGATTCATTGGCTTGCTAGCTCGGCATAAACTTGCATTGTGGGTTTTTAGAGAGGATAATCGCGGGTTTGGTTCAAATTTCATGTAG
- the DPH4 gene encoding Diphthamide biosynthesis protein 4 (EggNog:ENOG41COG2214~COG:O~BUSCO:15474at33183) codes for MTAPVGEWVLLTTHYDILGLPRPPALLRQPDLKAAYHRALLKHHPDKSGSSTPSEDTSSGWTATPVAKSGFQAPRTFTVDQVTMAYKVLSNPRAKAEYDRSLLCLASGAGGQHAVDSESQPFRTGLEVLDLDDMEVGEESEGAGFWYRGCRCGDKRGFLVHEEDLKNEMERGEIMVGCQGCSLWAKVLFAVDEEDVPDAGNDENCVDGKS; via the coding sequence ATGACTGCCCCAGTTGGAGAATGGGTATTGCTTACTACTCACTATGACATCCTCGGGCTGCCGCGCCCTCCAGCCCTACTCCGACAACCGGATTTGAAAGCGGCTTACCACCGCGCTCTACTAAAACACCATCCAGATAAGTCCGGCTCTTCGACTCCCTCAGAGGACACTTCATCCGGGTGGACTGCTACTCCCGTCGCCAAATCGGGTTTCCAAGCACCCCGAACCTTCACCGTGGACCAGGTGACCATGGCATATAAAGTCCTCTCCAACCCACGCGCAAAAGCTGAATACGATCGTTCCCTATTATGTCTCGCTAGCGGTGCAGGCGGCCAGCACGCCGTGGATAGCGAAAGCCAGCCGTTTCGCACCGGATTAGAGGTGCTTGATTTAGACGATATGGAGGTCGGAGAGGAATCAGAAGGTGCCGGCTTTTGGTATCGGGGCTGTAGATGCGGAGACAAAAGGGGCTTTTTGGTCCACGAAGAAGACCTAAAGAATGAGATGGAGAGGGGGGAAATAATGGTCGGATGTCAAGGGTGTAGTCTGTGGGCCAAAGTTCTTTTCGCGgtggatgaagaagatgtgcCGGATGCGGGGAATGACGAGAATTGTGTGGACGGCAAGTCTTGA
- the SEH1 gene encoding epoxide hydrolase, soluble (sEH) (EggNog:ENOG410PGZ0~COG:U,Y~BUSCO:8325at33183) yields the protein MPVPTEFEIGHRDQVNVIKFNFYGNRILTASSDHRVKVWDQNEAGWELIDTWRAHDAEIYDAAWNGPFTGQHIGTVGNDMKFKLWQEDLTQPPNSGRRFRSIFRLTSPVRTPYVSLDFRNIDLDSWLAVITRDGLLTVLEPVGGDTLAEWQQIDQFRVCAEPQRGEETSFKVQFHHDPFDMTHLVMPSWDSKSLSLVVAAMDTVKVYRMGADRQFYHAIELTGHPSLVRDVSWARGSVRGYDLIASGSKDGTIKIFEVYTSTASNNVANGASEGASSTNSQRASPMRPATQSGIGSALASRTTAPIADKQRSGRSAFEHTFKEVGSIDSKHACVWQVQFSHAGDCLMSSGDDGMARFWKRAVSGKWLEFAEADMTEES from the exons ATGCCGGTTCCCACGGAATTTGAAATCGGTCATCGCGACCAGGTGAACGTGATTAAATTCAATTTCTACGGTAATCGCATTCTCACGGCTTCCTCCGATCATCGCGTCAAGGTTTGGGACCAGAACGAAGCCGGCTGGGAGCTAATAGATACATGGCGCGCCCATGATGCTGAAATTTACGAT GCAGCATGGAACGGTCCGTTTACCGGCCAGCATATCGGCACTGTAGGCAATGACATGAAGTTCAAGCTCTGGCAGGAAGATCTTACGCAGCCTCCCAACTCTGGACGCCGTTTTCGCAGCATTTTTCGATTGACCTCTCCCGTTCGCACCCCCTATGTTTCCCTCGATTTCCGTAACATCGACCTTGACTCGTGGCTTGCGGTCATCACCCGGGATGGTCTTCTTACAGTTCTTGAGCCGGTCGGAGGCGACACCTTGGCCGAATGGCAACAAATTGACCAGTTCCGAGTTTGCGCAGAACCTCAACGTGGCGAGGAGACCAGCTTCAAGGTCCAATTCCATCATGATCCGTTCGATATGACACATCTTGTTATGCCGTCGTGGGACAGCAAAAGCCTCTCTCTGGTAGTTGCAGCAATGGATACTGTGAAAGTCTATAGGATGGGCGCCGATCGGCAGTTCTACCATGCTATTGAACTTACGGGGCATCCCTCTCTCGTGCGCGATGTCTCTTGGGCTCGCGGTTCCGTACGCGGGTATGATTTAATTGCGAGCGGTTCTAAAGATGGCACCATCAAAATCTTCGAGGTTTATACATCTACGGCAAGCAATAATGTTGCAAACGGGGCTAGTGAAGGTGCAAGTTCGACCAACTCTCAGAGGGCATCGCCAATGCGCCCCGCAACTCAATCTGGAATCGGGTCTGCCCTTGCGAGTCGAACCACTGCGCCCATTGCGGATAAGCAAAGAAGCGGGAGAAGCGCCTTCGAGCATACATTTAAAGAAGTGGGATCTATCGATAGCAAGCACGCATGTGTGTGGCAGGTTCAGTTTTCTCATGCAG GCGACTGCCTTATGTCCTCTGGGGATGACGGTATGGCTCGATTTTGGAAACGGGCCGTCTCAGGAAAATGGCTCGAGTTTGCAGAGGCAGATATGACAGAGGA GTCATAG
- a CDS encoding uncharacterized protein (EggNog:ENOG410PPRZ~COG:O~BUSCO:11446at33183), giving the protein MAKPVSITSSEQFFQLLTSTKILIADFYADWCQPCKVIAPVFEQLSTQLSRPNQMSFVKINVDEQQEISQAFGVTAMPTFLIFKDGDVVQTIQGANSRGLTDAVRKFAAGGEGGDTGAAAGGESSESGSNWLGAAVPKGYQDITDQVDLKGIDLLNCDNDIGPGKNIFERSQPSALKPKAKEESKPDWVESDTDEQLMLFMPFNASLKIHSLHITSLPPKDEDDEVPMRPKTIKLYTNRSHIIGFDEADDVQPTQEVTIEPRDWDAKTGTAKVDLRFVKFQRVASLVVYFVDGDGDGEKIRVDRIRLFGDSGEKMEMGKLEKFGEPGGE; this is encoded by the exons ATGGCCAAACCGGTGTCCATCACGTCCTCGGAGCAGTTTTTTCAGTTGCTCACATCTACCAAAATCCTTATCGCAGATT TTTATGCCGATTGGTGCCAGCCATGCAAAGTCATCGCCCCGGTTTTCGAGCAATTGTCCACTCAACTATCGCGTCCAAACCAAATGTCATTTGTCAAGATCAATGTTGACGAGCAACAGGAGATATCCCAGGCCTTTGGTGTTACTGC AATGCCAACATTCCTGATATTCAAGGACGGCGACGTTGTCCAAACGATCCAAGGCGCAAACTCAAGAGGTCTCACCGATGCAGTCAGGAAATTCGCCGCGGGTGGCGAAGGCGGAGACACTGGCGCAGCGGCTGGTGGTGAATCCTCAGAAAGTGGAAGCAATTGGTTAGGAGCTGCTGTTCCCAAGGGCTACCAGGACATCACCGACCAGGTCGATCTCAAGGGCATAGACTTATTAAACTGCGACAACGACATTGGACCTGGAAAAAACATTTTCGAGAGGTCGCAGCCTTCGGCACTCAAACCAAAGGCCAAAGAGGAGAGCAAACCGGACTGGGTGGAGAGTGACACAGACGAGCAGCTGATGCTGTTCATGCCATTTAACGCGTCGCTGAAGATTCATTCATTGCATATTACCTCTCTTCCTCCAAAAGATGAGGACGACGAAGTCCCCATGCGCCCTAAGACAATAAAGCTATACACGAATCGGTCACACATTATCGGTTTCGACGAAGCCGACGATGTTCAGCCAACGCAGGAGGTTACGATTGAGCCTAGAGACTGGGATGCGAAAACGGGAACTGCGAAGGTTGACCTGCGCTTCGTCAAGTTCCAGCGAGTTGCATCTTTAGTCGTATACTTCGTAGACGGGGACGGGGATGGTGAAAAGATCCGAGTTGATAGGATACGACTCTTTGGTGATTCGGgagagaagatggagatggGAAAGCTGGAGAAATTTGGCGAACCAGGAGGAGAGTAG
- the LEU1 gene encoding 3-isopropylmalate dehydratase (EggNog:ENOG410PH7V~COG:E~BUSCO:1766at33183) → MPSAEKRPKTLYDKVFQDHVVNEQDDGTILLYIDRHLVHEVTSPQAFEGLKNAGRRVRRPDCTLATVDHNVPTTSRKTFKNVADFVQEADSRLQCLTLEENVKDFGLTYFGLGDKRQGIVHIIGPEQGFTLPGTTVVCGDSHTSTHGAFGALAFGIGTSEVEHVLATQTLITKRSKNMRVQVEGDLLPGVTSKDVVLHVIGVIGTAGGTGCVIEFCGSAIRGLSMEARMSICNMSIEAGARAGMIAPDEITFEYLKGRPLAPKYDSAEWKKAVKYWSSLKSDEGASYDKEVFIDAKDIAPTVSWGTSPQDVVAITGVVPGPDDFDDEVKKASARRALEYMGLTAGTRMQDISIDKVFIGSCTNSRLEDLRSAAHIVQGKKVAPNVKRAMIVPGSGLVKEQAEEEGLDKIFLDAGFEWREAGCSMCLGMNPDILSPRERCASTSNRNFEGRQGAGGRTHLMSPVMAAAAAIVGKLADVRDLTHAVPISKRASPKVEVQPEVDDIDTDDDLDRILDCPNDSEPHTNCSASKSSSGLPKFTTLKGIAAHLDRANVDTDAIIPKQFLKTIKRTGLGSALFYSLRYNEDGSENPDFILNKEPYRQSKILVGGENFGCGSSREHAPWALLDFGIKCVIAPSFADIFFNNTFKNGMLPVIIRDEAALKKIAAEAERGNDIEVDLVNQRINDATGSKLADFDVEQFRKHCLVNGLDDIGLTMQMEDQIKEFERIRSQETPWLDGSGYLKQKNGRKTGPVMVEAAPVPKTNRGEVKGEPLEW, encoded by the exons ATGCCGTCGGCAGAGAAGAGGCCAAAGACACTCTACGACAAGGTCTTTCAAGACCATGTAGTTAACGAGCAGGATGATGGCACGATACTGCTTTATATCG ATAGGCACCTTGTACATGAAGTGACATCACCG CAAGCATTCGAGGGCCTGAAAAACGCTGGGCGTCGAGTTCGAAGGCCAGACTGCACCTTAGCTACGGTTGACCAT AATGTTCCCACCACATCACGCAAGACTTTCAAGAACGTTGCCGATTTCGTTCAGGAGGCAGATTCTCGTCTTCAATGCTTGACCCTCGAAGAGAACGTGAAAGACTTCGGCCTCACGTACTTCGGCCTGGGAGACAAGAGACAAGGAATCGTTCACATCATTGGTCCGGAACAAGGCTTTACTTTGCCGGGTACAACGGTTGTGTGCGGAGATAGCCACACCTCGACCCATGGAGCTTTCGGAGCTTTGGCGTTCGGTATCGGTACTAGTGAAGTGGAACATGTCCTTGCGACGCAGACCTTGATCACTAAGCGGAGTAAAAACATGCGAGTACAGGTTGAGGGCGACCTTTTACCGGGTGTCACCAGTAAAGACGTTGTCCTACACGTTATTGGCGTGATTGGAACTGCAGGTGGCACAGGTTGCGTCATTGAATTCTGCGGCTCCGCGATCAGGGGACTTAGCATGGAGGCAAGAATGTCCATCTGCAACATGTCTATTGAAGCCGGTGCTAGAGCTGGTATGATCGCACCCGATGAGATTACTTTTGAATACTTGAAAGGGAGACCACTTGCGCCCAAGTACGACAGTGCGGAGTGGAAGAAAGCCGTCAAATATTGGTCGAGCTTGAAGTCCGACGAAGGTGCCAGCTATGATAAGGAAGTGTTCATTGATGCAAAGGATATCGCTCCCACAGTTTCATGGGGTACCTCTCCCCAGGATGTTGTGGCAATTACTGGCGTCGTCCCAGGGCCAGACGACTTCGATGATGAAGTGAAGAAAGCAAGTGCCCGCAGAGCTCTTGAATACATGGGCCTCACTGCCGGAACCCGCATGCAAGATATCTCAATCGACAAAGTTTTCATTGGCTCATGCACAAATTCCCGTCTCGAAGATTTACGCAGTGCTGCCCACATTGTTCAAGGGAAAAAGGTGGCCCCGAACGTTAAGCGGGCCATGATTGTCCCTGGATCTGGCTTGGTCAAGGAGCaagctgaagaagaaggcctGGATAAGATTTTCCTCGATGCTGGGTTCGAGTGGAGAGAAGCCGGGTGCTCAATGTGTCTCGGCATGAATCCAGATATTCTCTCACCGCGAGAGCGATGCGCGAGTACTTCGAATAGAAACTTCGAAGGTCGGCAAGGAGCAGGAGGACGGACACACCTTATGTCGCCCGTAATGGCTGCCGCTGCCGCTATCGTTGGAAAACTCGCTGATGTCAGAGACCTTACCCACGCTGTCCCAATATCGAAACGTGCATCACCAAAGGTTGAAGTCCAGCCAGAGGTTGATGATATTGACACAGATGATGACCTTGATCGTATCCTTGATTGTCCTAATGATAGCGAGCCTCATACTAACTGCTCTGCTTCCAAATCTTCCTCCGGTCTTCCTAAATTCACTACACTCAAGGGTATCGCGGCTCACCTTGACCGTGCGAACGTTGACACCGACGCCATCATCCCGAAACAATTCCTTAAAACAATCAAGCGCACGGGACTTGGAAGTGCACTCTTCTACTCCCTTCGATATAATGAAGATGGCAGCGAAAACCCAGACTTTATTCTCAACAAGGAACCATACCGCCAGAGCAAGATCCTGGTTGGCGGAGAAAATTTTGGCTGTGGAAGTTCTCGAGAACATGCACCATGGGCGCTCCTCGATTTCGGCATCAAGTGTGTTATTGCACCGTCCTTTGCTGATATTTTCTTCAACAACACATTTAAAAACGGCATGCTTCCTGTTATAATACGGGACGAAGCggctctgaagaagatcgCAGCAGAAGCGGAGCGTGGGAACGATATAGAAGTTGACTTGGTCAACCAACGCATAAACGATGCTACCGGCAGCAAGCTTGCGGACTTTGACGTCGAGCAATTTAGGAAGCACTGTCTCGTGAATGGCTTGGATGACATTGGCCTCACCATGCAGATGGAAGATCAAATCAAGGAATTCGAAAGGATCCGTTCGCAGGAGACCCCGTGGCTTGACGGAAGCGGATATTTGAAGCAGAAGAATGGAAGGAAGACTGGCCCGGTCATGGTTGAAGCTGCTCCTGTGCCCAAGACGAATAGAGGCGAAGTCAAGGGTGAGCCGCTGGAATGGTAA